Part of the Pseudomonas abietaniphila genome is shown below.
GTCCTGCCGATCTGGGCAAGGTGCGTGAGGAGCTGGTTTCTTCGGGTTACCACGAGGCCATCGTGCAGAGCTTCGGTGCAACCACCGACCTGCTCGTGCGTATGCCGGGTGAAGATCCACAGCTGGGTGCCCAAGTGGCCGAAGCGCTGCGCAAGACCGGTGCTGACAACCCTGTGACCGTCAAGCGTGTCGAGTTCGTCGGCCCGCAGGTCGGTGAAGAACTGCGCGATCAGGGCGGTATCGGCATGTTGCTCGCGCTGGGCGGCGTACTGATCTACCTGGCCTTCCGCTTCCAGTGGAAGTTCGCGGTCGGTGCGATTGTCTCGCTGATCCACGACGTGGTCGTGACCATGGGTATCCTGTCGTTCTTCCAGGTGACCTTTGACCTGACGGTACTGGCCGCGGTGCTCGCGATCATCGGCTACTCGCTCAACGACACCATCGTGGTATTCGACCGGGTTCGTGAGAACTTCCGCCTGCTGCGCAAGGCATCGCTGATCGAGAACATCAACATCTCGACCACGCAGACCCTGCTGCGCACCATGGCGACGTCGATTTCCACCTTGCTCGCCATCGTGGCGCTGTGGATCTTCGGTGGCGACAGCCTGCACGGTTTTTCCGTCGCGCTGTTCATCGGCGTTCTGGCAGGTACGTACTCCTCGATCTACATCGCCAACGTGGTGTTGATCTGGCTGAACCTGCGCAGTGAAGACCTGCTTCCACCCGTGACGACTGACAAGGTGGACGATCGTCCTTAACGATCCATCCG
Proteins encoded:
- the secF gene encoding protein translocase subunit SecF, whose product is MKRTINFMGVRNVAFAITMLLTALALFSWFHKGLNFGLDFTGGTLIELTYERPADLGKVREELVSSGYHEAIVQSFGATTDLLVRMPGEDPQLGAQVAEALRKTGADNPVTVKRVEFVGPQVGEELRDQGGIGMLLALGGVLIYLAFRFQWKFAVGAIVSLIHDVVVTMGILSFFQVTFDLTVLAAVLAIIGYSLNDTIVVFDRVRENFRLLRKASLIENINISTTQTLLRTMATSISTLLAIVALWIFGGDSLHGFSVALFIGVLAGTYSSIYIANVVLIWLNLRSEDLLPPVTTDKVDDRP